A window of bacterium contains these coding sequences:
- a CDS encoding SRPBCC domain-containing protein: MAKGLVAKQAIKIDAPASKVWDALVNPEKVKQYMFGATVASDWKPGSAITFTGEWKGKAYQDKGVIVRAEPRRILEYTHFSPLSGLPDTPDNYHTVTIELSEQNQATTLALSQDNNPNEQARQHSEKNWGVMLANLKKVVEQT, from the coding sequence ATGGCTAAAGGACTCGTCGCGAAACAGGCTATCAAGATCGATGCGCCCGCGTCGAAAGTCTGGGACGCGCTCGTCAACCCCGAGAAGGTGAAACAATACATGTTCGGCGCGACGGTGGCCTCGGACTGGAAGCCGGGCAGCGCGATCACCTTTACCGGAGAGTGGAAAGGCAAGGCGTATCAGGACAAGGGCGTGATCGTGCGCGCGGAGCCGCGGCGGATCCTCGAGTACACCCATTTCAGTCCGCTCTCCGGTCTGCCGGACACCCCGGATAACTATCACACGGTGACGATTGAACTGTCGGAGCAGAATCAGGCGACAACGCTTGCGCTGTCCCAGGACAACAACCCGAACGAGCAAGCGCGCCAGCATTCCGAAAAGAACTGGGGCGTCATGCTCGCCAATCTCAAGAAGGTCGTGGAACAGACCTGA
- a CDS encoding MFS transporter gives MRLIDGSGSAAVWPCAAAAIAERTGAARRAAGMGTLNMFFLTGLALGPSVGLFVLAAFGNYRAGFYLAGVLLLTAAGVASLVFRGEAGRGGVAPSGPSGRGGVSVAMSPRAVIAAVRSSPVLPALLAIAFVQMFGVGLLAPILVIYAHDVVGLGDRLLGVLFLVLVLAVAAASVPGGHLADRVGRSRTVVWGMSMASAGMWLLPAAGRGHVIVLGVAAVLLGGSYALSSPAWLALMSEAAPEGRTGLVMGASETAQGAGLIVGPVLGGLLYDRVGPGTPFIASAALLTIGTALAIATLRRR, from the coding sequence CTGCGCCTCATCGATGGCTCGGGCAGCGCCGCGGTGTGGCCGTGCGCGGCCGCGGCCATCGCGGAGCGTACCGGCGCGGCGCGGCGCGCCGCCGGGATGGGCACGCTCAACATGTTCTTCCTCACCGGCCTGGCGCTCGGGCCGAGCGTCGGGCTGTTTGTCTTGGCCGCCTTTGGCAACTACCGCGCGGGATTCTATCTGGCGGGAGTGCTGCTGCTCACCGCCGCGGGCGTCGCGTCGCTGGTGTTCCGCGGCGAGGCCGGACGCGGCGGGGTGGCGCCGAGCGGACCGTCGGGCCGCGGCGGCGTGTCGGTCGCGATGTCGCCGCGGGCAGTGATTGCCGCGGTACGGTCGTCTCCCGTGCTCCCGGCGTTGCTCGCGATCGCGTTCGTGCAGATGTTCGGCGTTGGGCTGCTGGCGCCGATCCTGGTCATCTACGCGCACGACGTGGTGGGGCTCGGCGACCGATTGTTGGGTGTGCTCTTTCTCGTGCTCGTGCTGGCGGTGGCCGCGGCCTCGGTCCCGGGAGGCCACCTGGCCGACCGCGTTGGACGGTCGCGCACCGTCGTGTGGGGGATGTCGATGGCCAGTGCCGGCATGTGGCTGCTGCCCGCCGCGGGGCGCGGCCATGTGATCGTTCTCGGCGTCGCGGCGGTCCTGCTCGGCGGCAGTTACGCGCTGTCGTCTCCGGCGTGGCTTGCGTTGATGAGCGAAGCGGCTCCGGAGGGCCGCACCGGTTTGGTGATGGGCGCGTCGGAAACGGCGCAGGGCGCGGGGCTCATCGTCGGGCCCGTGCTCGGAGGGCTACTGTACGACCGCGTGGGACCGGGGACGCCCTTCATCGCGAGCGCGGCACTGCTGACGATCGGGACCGCGCTGGCGATTGCCACCCTGCGGCGCCGGTAG
- a CDS encoding glutamine amidotransferase — MMPVLRICHLYPDLLNLYGDRGNIMVLVSRARRRGIEVIVKDAGLNDDIGPDDADLFFVGGGEDRQQRIAVGDLVDRKRGPLEAAVADGAVVLAVCGGYQLIGKYYRPAEGDDLPGLALLDLWTEHAGPSAPRLIGNLVIQPDGGEPPLVGFENHGGRTFLGPGARPLGRVVVGFGNNGTDRTEGAVAGRVYGTYLHGPLLPKNPAFADRLIREALSRRFPETALAPLPDTFEARARDAMLTRLGARTA, encoded by the coding sequence ATGATGCCGGTGCTGCGGATCTGCCATCTCTATCCGGATCTGCTCAACCTGTACGGCGACCGCGGCAACATCATGGTCCTCGTGAGCCGCGCGCGGCGGCGCGGCATCGAGGTGATCGTCAAGGACGCCGGGCTGAACGACGACATCGGGCCCGACGACGCGGATCTCTTCTTCGTCGGCGGCGGCGAGGACCGCCAGCAGCGGATCGCCGTCGGCGACCTCGTCGACCGGAAGCGCGGTCCGCTCGAAGCGGCCGTCGCGGACGGCGCCGTGGTCCTCGCCGTGTGCGGCGGGTATCAGCTGATCGGGAAGTATTACCGGCCCGCCGAAGGCGACGATCTGCCGGGACTTGCGCTGCTCGATCTGTGGACCGAGCACGCCGGGCCCTCGGCGCCGCGCCTCATCGGCAATCTCGTCATCCAGCCGGACGGCGGCGAGCCGCCGCTCGTCGGGTTCGAAAACCACGGCGGCCGGACGTTCCTCGGTCCCGGCGCCCGGCCGCTCGGCCGTGTGGTCGTGGGGTTCGGCAACAACGGCACGGACCGGACCGAGGGCGCGGTGGCCGGCCGCGTCTACGGGACCTACCTGCACGGTCCGCTGCTGCCGAAGAATCCGGCGTTTGCCGACCGCCTGATCCGCGAGGCGTTGAGCCGGCGCTTTCCGGAGACTGCCCTGGCGCCGCTGCCCGACACGTTCGAGGCCCGGGCCCGCGACGCGATGCTCACCCGATTGGGCGCCCGGACCGCTTGA
- a CDS encoding Mur ligase family protein, producing MSLNVRLSTAIALGKTAATLSRVLGRGGGTTMPGRVARAVEPNVVGLLAGRLPGGTVLVAGTNGKTTTAHLIAHIMRAEGRRVVHNRAGANLAAGIASALVEHADLCGAPAGDLGIFEVDEATVPRVVPALAPRVAVFTNLFRDQLDRYGEIDYISGLWRAAGARLPAGFVRVANADDPLVYDAVREMPGTLVTYGLDDDRHALPALEHTAEARYCYRCGTPYIYAVTYFGHMGRYRCPTCGVARPDPDVVARDITLAGPDGAAFTVEAGPAGRARVTTRLPGLYNVYNILAAVAASLQIEVSLARAADAVGSFLPAFGRAERLTLDGREVQILLVKNPAGFNEVLRTVLAGGSLPVVLIAINDLIADGRDVSWLWDVDFEMLAGRAARVVAGGLRAEDLAVRLEYAGIPAAAIEVERSYDAALDRALAHATSRLFILPTYTAMLAIRAVLERRGVVGRFWE from the coding sequence GTGTCGCTCAACGTACGTCTCAGCACCGCGATCGCGCTCGGTAAGACCGCCGCGACGCTGAGCCGCGTGCTGGGCCGCGGCGGCGGCACGACGATGCCCGGACGGGTCGCCCGCGCCGTCGAGCCGAACGTCGTCGGCCTCCTCGCCGGGCGGCTGCCGGGGGGAACGGTCCTCGTCGCCGGCACCAACGGCAAGACCACCACGGCCCACCTGATCGCCCACATCATGCGCGCCGAAGGCCGCCGCGTCGTGCACAACCGCGCCGGCGCGAACCTCGCCGCCGGCATCGCATCGGCGCTCGTCGAGCACGCCGATCTCTGCGGGGCGCCGGCCGGCGACCTGGGCATTTTCGAGGTCGATGAAGCGACCGTGCCGCGCGTCGTCCCCGCGCTCGCGCCGCGGGTCGCGGTGTTCACCAATTTGTTCCGCGACCAGCTCGACCGGTACGGGGAGATCGACTACATCTCCGGCCTCTGGCGCGCCGCGGGCGCACGGCTGCCCGCGGGGTTCGTGCGCGTGGCGAACGCCGACGACCCCCTGGTCTACGACGCGGTGCGGGAGATGCCGGGCACGCTCGTGACGTACGGCCTCGACGACGACCGCCACGCGCTGCCCGCGCTCGAGCACACCGCGGAGGCCCGGTACTGCTACCGCTGCGGCACGCCGTACATCTACGCGGTGACGTACTTCGGCCACATGGGCCGGTACCGCTGCCCGACCTGCGGTGTCGCGCGGCCCGACCCCGACGTTGTCGCCCGGGACATCACGCTTGCCGGACCGGACGGCGCCGCCTTCACCGTCGAGGCGGGGCCGGCGGGGCGGGCGCGCGTGACTACGCGGCTGCCCGGGCTCTACAACGTCTACAATATCCTGGCCGCGGTCGCCGCGTCGCTCCAAATCGAAGTCTCGCTCGCCCGCGCGGCGGACGCGGTCGGCTCGTTCCTGCCGGCGTTCGGCCGCGCCGAACGCCTGACGCTCGACGGCCGCGAGGTGCAGATCCTGCTCGTCAAGAACCCGGCGGGTTTCAACGAGGTGCTCCGGACCGTGCTGGCCGGTGGTTCGCTGCCCGTCGTGCTGATCGCAATCAACGACCTGATCGCCGACGGCCGCGACGTCTCGTGGCTGTGGGATGTGGATTTCGAGATGCTGGCCGGCCGCGCGGCGCGCGTGGTCGCGGGCGGGCTGCGCGCGGAGGACCTGGCGGTGCGGCTCGAATACGCCGGCATCCCCGCGGCCGCGATCGAGGTCGAGCGGTCCTACGACGCGGCGCTCGACCGCGCGCTCGCGCACGCGACCTCCCGGCTGTTCATCCTGCCGACGTACACCGCCATGCTGGCGATTCGCGCCGTGCTCGAGCGGCGCGGCGTCGTGGGGAGGTTCTGGGAATGA
- a CDS encoding C40 family peptidase, with translation MRAAASGSCAFFLLIGVPLLGVPAAASAGVPAPAAITAEAPAVTAVWGAPPVPWIRALPSRGAVVTAGIARLAMRYLGRPYQWSGIGQRGFDCSGLVFRVFGAFGMAVPHSSFGQYQAGTAVPAALLGPGDLVFFHTYNSGPSHVGIYLGAGRFIHASVARGVIVSSMDDPYYRSRYLGARRY, from the coding sequence ATGCGGGCGGCTGCCTCCGGTTCCTGCGCATTCTTCCTGTTGATCGGTGTCCCGCTGCTGGGTGTCCCGGCCGCGGCGTCCGCGGGCGTGCCGGCCCCGGCCGCGATTACGGCCGAGGCACCGGCCGTCACCGCGGTGTGGGGCGCGCCTCCGGTGCCATGGATCCGCGCGCTGCCGTCGCGCGGCGCCGTGGTTACCGCGGGCATCGCGCGTCTGGCGATGCGCTACCTCGGCCGGCCGTACCAGTGGTCCGGCATCGGGCAGCGCGGGTTCGACTGTTCGGGGTTGGTGTTCCGCGTCTTCGGCGCGTTCGGCATGGCGGTCCCGCACTCGTCGTTCGGCCAGTATCAGGCCGGCACGGCGGTGCCGGCCGCGCTGCTCGGGCCCGGCGACCTCGTATTCTTCCACACGTACAACAGCGGGCCGTCGCACGTCGGCATTTACCTGGGCGCGGGCCGCTTCATCCACGCGTCGGTTGCCCGCGGGGTCATCGTCTCGTCGATGGACGATCCCTATTACCGCAGCAGATACCTGGGGGCGCGCCGGTACTAA
- a CDS encoding bifunctional nuclease family protein → MITMKVKTVAMDQQMNPVVLLVDQAETLALPIWIGGSEAQSIAFQLQGVQMPRPMTHDLIKQMLQHLTVSISRIVVTDIQNGTYFAEIHLKRNGTDVVVDSRPSDAIAIALRTSAPIFVEDKVAATAIQLKKAFDEHEVEEFKRFIENVKPADFAKKLKDKKLEES, encoded by the coding sequence ATGATCACGATGAAGGTCAAGACCGTGGCGATGGATCAGCAGATGAACCCCGTCGTGCTGCTGGTCGATCAGGCCGAGACGCTCGCGCTGCCGATCTGGATCGGCGGATCGGAAGCCCAGTCTATCGCGTTTCAACTGCAGGGCGTGCAGATGCCGCGCCCTATGACCCACGACCTCATCAAGCAGATGCTGCAGCACCTCACCGTCAGCATCAGCCGCATCGTGGTCACCGACATTCAGAACGGCACGTACTTCGCGGAGATTCACCTGAAGCGGAACGGCACCGACGTCGTGGTCGATTCCCGTCCGAGCGACGCGATCGCGATCGCGCTGCGCACGTCCGCGCCGATCTTCGTCGAAGACAAGGTCGCGGCCACGGCGATCCAACTGAAGAAGGCGTTCGACGAACACGAGGTGGAAGAGTTCAAGCGGTTCATCGAAAACGTCAAGCCCGCGGATTTCGCAAAGAAGCTCAAAGACAAGAAGCTCGAAGAGTCCTGA